One Phycisphaerae bacterium genomic window carries:
- a CDS encoding NifB/NifX family molybdenum-iron cluster-binding protein: protein MRIAVTAVEPQLDAAVDPRFGRCPFFLLVETDSLSFEALDNTNQALGQGAGIQSARLLAEHGVKCVLTGNCGPNAHQTLSAAGIDVVVGCAGTVRQVVEQFKAGQLKPTATANVPGHSGLGASSAPTPGPVPAPGAPFTPGPPPAMGPSGGMGQGGGMGRGMGRGRGQGGGGRGQGGGRGQGGGRGRGRGRGCGGA, encoded by the coding sequence CGTTTCGGCCGCTGCCCGTTCTTCCTGCTTGTGGAGACGGACAGTCTGAGCTTCGAAGCGCTCGACAACACGAACCAGGCCCTCGGGCAAGGTGCGGGGATTCAATCCGCGCGCCTGCTGGCCGAGCACGGTGTGAAATGCGTGCTGACCGGCAATTGCGGTCCCAATGCGCATCAGACGCTGAGTGCTGCCGGGATTGACGTAGTGGTGGGCTGCGCCGGAACCGTTCGCCAAGTCGTGGAGCAGTTCAAGGCCGGCCAGTTGAAGCCAACAGCGACGGCAAACGTGCCTGGCCACAGCGGACTGGGGGCGAGCAGCGCGCCAACGCCGGGTCCCGTGCCTGCGCCGGGCGCGCCCTTCACACCTGGTCCGCCGCCGGCCATGGGCCCAAGCGGCGGCATGGGCCAGGGCGGCGGCATGGGGCGCGGGATGGGTCGTGGCCGCGGCCAGGGCGGTGGCGGCCGCGGGCAAGGCGGTGGCCGTGGGCAAGGTGGCGGACGTGGGCGTGGACGCGGTCGCGGTTGCGGCGGAGCCTGA